The following are from one region of the Fusarium verticillioides 7600 chromosome 1, whole genome shotgun sequence genome:
- a CDS encoding telomerase reverse transcriptase has translation METQRKRKSETAVTSEHQKRAKSLGGILVRRDLLERHYSRVTSLREYVLSQLPHGSRIRRKKVASIGEANDAREFEKTLSRLLDTSLVCFAHEEADNDDTRWEQWLAFSQREDESYVSLSDGISGSIFSQNEIVDFVVWRLFSREVQLGRRPKHLLCDGFRKSAGPDDQGTNTIPGLFSLFPNSNVEALRENPWPQLLALLGRAGEKIMINLLVDASIYLEVEAGFNNYYQLTGVPLAEVDLHGGSLSMAKESKGEARKPIDITLVRSRIFYAKPSLTAQGHVQPGYKHIHVLNRYKNAPMPNDQEIQRQGTIKVMMYIFPRQFGLHNVFTSHVDPTLTSQKFQDYTLREDEIAPCFRTKAGNAGSRTPKIPKRLRGYTEELVKRLQVLHGRCSYIELLKHHCPCTFDKPSRTKKPKTKKSLLSSLKFIPSQRPMTVSYYKCAPSQKQSEPGLLKSQAPAPPYHKSLVELATPLSQVSSFCQAVLSKIIPKDFWGDEAVQKHNKSTIMRNVDSFIRLRRFETMSLHEIMQNITIAKISWLHPPILGDHNPSKTDTAKRLEIFNEFIYFVFDSLLIPLIRNTFYVTESNTHRYQVFYFRHEVWRHIAEPAMKELRANMLEEVKLDDALQVLRSRKLGYSQVRLLPKGNKLRPIMNLRRRAMGRGPSSKLGRSINTILGPVHSFLKLEKRINPSKLGSTMFSVSDIYTRLKLFKQSLGPEYGRLYFVKADVKAAFDTIPQEAVVSLMKSVPTQSKYTIMKHAEVKPGERAAVADDKSSSKAIRRWHATALSEKENPDFITRLEQNLALNKKNTVFVGSALRNTQNIGELMHLLRQHVEHNLVKIGKKYYRQKIGIPQGSVLSSFLCNYFYADLEVKHLDFLRSPDCLLLRLIDDFLLITQDQEKAIKFVNAMHVGFPEYGVAVNPTKTMVNFDMLYDGELVQKSNHEKGFPYCGTTINCKTLDITKDRDRDANIDVSASLTVDFGRTPGQNFQRKVLNAFKIQSHLMFYDTSHNANRTVLNSLRNTFVETASKMYAYLRCLGKTQQPSSEMILRTIAKVIDVAFLLLTSRSRVMRYPQYICDVRKSQVALNACLAFEEVLAAKQTNYQPVVKWLRNEADRLASGQKYELLQVS, from the exons ATGGAAACCCAGAGAAAGCGAAAGTCGGAGACTGCTGTCACGTCGGAACACCAAAAGCGAGCCAAATCACTCGGGGGAATCCTCGTAAGGCGCGACCTCCTGGAACGTCATTACAGCAGGGTCACCTCGTTAAGAGAATATGTCCTCTCCCAATTGCCTCATGGATCTCGAATCCGACGAAAGAAAGTGGCATCCATTGGCGAAGCAAATGATGCCAGGGAGTTTGAGAAGACTTTATCACGACTCCTAGATACATCACTTGTTTGTTTTGCCCATGAAGAGGCCGACAACGATGACACGAGATGGGAGCAATGGCTAGCATTCTCACAGAGAGAGGACGAGTCTTACGTCAGTCTTTCCGATGGGATTTCTGGATCAATATTCTCCCAGAATGAG ATCGTAGACTTCGTTGTATGgcgtctcttctctcgagAGGTGCAACTCGGACGTCGACCCAAGCACCTATTGTGTGATGGGTTCAGGAAATCAGCCGGACCAGATGACCAAGGAACCAACACCATTCCTGGACTATTTAGCCTCTTTCCGAACTCTAACGTTGAGGCGCTGAGGGAAAACCCTTGGCCACAATTATTGGCCCTTCTTGGCAGAGCTGGAGAGAAAATCATGATCAATCTCCTTGTTGACGCCTCTATATATTTAGAGGTTGAAGCAGGTTTCAACAACTATTATCAGTTGACAG GTGTGCCACTTGCAGAGGTTGACCTTCATGGAGGCAGTCTGTCAATGGCAAAGGAATCTAAAGGTGAAGCACGCAAACCTATAGACATAACTCTAGTGAGAAGCAGAATATTCTATGCCAAGCCATCCCTCACGGCACAAGGACACGTCCAGCCCGGCTACAAGCACATTC ATGTGCTGAATCGGTACAAGAACGCTCCCATGCCTAACGACCAAGAGATCCAACGCCAAGGTACAATCAAGGTGATGATGTACATATTTCCTCGGCAATTCGGACTTCACAACGTGTTTACTTCTCATGTCGACCCCACGTTAACCTCGCAAAAGTTTCAAGACTATACGTTgagagaagacgagattGCTCCCTGTTTTCGAACAAAGGCAGGAAATGCCGGGTCGCGAACGCCAAAAATACCCAAGCGGCTTCGTGGATATACTGAAGAACTTGTGAAACGCTTGCAAGTTCTCCATGGACGGTGTTCATATATCGAGCTCTTGAAGCACCACTGCCCATGCACTTTTGACAAGCCATCGCGAACTAAGAAGccgaagaccaagaagagtCTCCTATCCTCTCTAAAGTTTATTCCATCGCAACGCCCGATGACGGTTTCATACTATAAGTGTGCTCCATCTCAGAAGCAATCCGAGCCAGGGCTCTTGAAATCGCAAGCGCCAGCACCCCCATACCATAAATCCCTGGTAGAGCTAGCAACCCCGTTATCTCAGGTCTCATCGTTTTGTCAAGCCGTCTTGTCCAAGATTATCCCCAAAGACTTCTGGGGGGATGAGGCTGTACAAAAACACAACAAATCCACTATCATGCGAAACGTCGATAGTTTCATCAGGCTCAGGCGCTTTGAAACCATGTCGCTACATGAAATAATGCAAAATATTACG ATCGCCAAAATCTCTTGGCTTCACCCACCAATTCTGGGTGACCACAACCCAAGCAAAACAGATACTGCAAAGCGTCTGGAGATTTTTAATGAATTTATTTATTTCGTTTTTGATTCACTATTGATCCCTCTGATCCGAAACACATTTTATGTTACCGAGTCTAATACTCATCGATACCAAGTTTTTTACTTTCGCCATGAAGTTTGGAGACATATAGCAGAGCCAGCCATGAAGGAACTTAGAGCGAACATgcttgaggaggtcaagTTGGATGACGCGCTGCAGGTATTACGTTCTCGAAAGCTGGGCTATAGCCAAGTTCGACTCCTTCCAAAAGGCAACAAACTTCGCCCCATCATGAATCTCCGGCGTAGGGCTATGGGCAGGGGACCTTCAAGCAAGCTTGGGCGTAGTATAAACACTATATTGGGTCCCGTGCATTCGTTTTTGAAGCTAGAGAAG AGGATTAACCCGTCCAAATTGGGTTCAACTATGTTCTCCGTCAGCGATATTTATACCCGACTGAAGCTATTCAAGCAATCTCTGGGCCCTGAATATGGTAGATTGTATTTTGTTAAGGctgatgtcaaggctgcttttGATACCATCCCACAAGAGGCAGTTGTCAGTCTGATGAAGTCCGTGCCAACTCAGTCGAAATATACGATCATGAAACACGCAGAAGTGAAGCCTGGGGAACGAGCAGCGGTAGCTGACGACAAGTCTTCGTCCAAAGCTATTCGTCGATGGCATGCAACAGCCTTGAGCGAGAAGGAAAACCCAGATTTCATCACACGGCTCGAGCAAAACCTggctctcaacaagaaaaACACTGTCTTTGTGGGCAGCGCTTTACGCAATACTCAAAACATTGGAGAATTGATGCATCTTCTCAGGCAACATGTCGAGCATaatcttgtcaagattggaAAGAAATACTACAGACAGAAAATCGGAATTCCTCAAGGCTCTGTGCTATCTTCATTCTTATGCAATTATTTCTATGCTGACCTTGAAGTTAAACATCTGGACTTCCTTCGTTCGCCAGACTGCCTACTCTTACGCCTCATTGACGATTTTCTTCTGATCACCCAAGACCAGGAAAAGGCGATCAAATTTGTCAATGCTATGCATGTGGGGTTTCCTGAGTATGGCGTTGCGGTCAACCCGACCAAGACCATGGTCAACTTTGACATGCTGTATGATGGTGAGCTCGTGCAGAAGTCTAATCATGAGAAAGGCTTCCCCTACTGCGGAACCACTATAAATTGCAAGACACTTGATATCACCAAGGACAGAGACAGGGATGCAAATATTG ATGTATCTGCTTCTCTGACTGTCGACTTCGGCCGCACACCTGGTCAAAATTTCCAGCGAAAAGTTCTAA ACGCTTTCAAGATTCAATCTCATCTGATGTTTTATGACACGTCCCATAATGCAAACCGAACCGTTCTCAACTCGCTTCGAAACACTTTTGTTGAGACTGCGAGTAAAATGTACGCTTACCTGCGTTGCCTCGGAAAGACACAGCAACCGAGCAGTGAAATGATACTCC GAACAATCGCTAAAGTGATCGACGTTGCCTTCCTGCTCTTGACTAGCAGATCTCGGGTGATGAGATATCCCCAGTACATCTGCGACGTGCGAAAATCGCAAGTTGCTCT AAATGCTTGCCTTGCTTTTGAGGAGGTATTGGCAGCAAAGCAGACCAACTATCAGCCTGTTGTGAAGTGGCTTCGAAATGAAGCTGATAGGCTTGCCTCGGGCCAAAAATACGAGCTCCTGCAAGTTTCATGA
- a CDS encoding anaphase-promoting complex subunit 2: MIITASRYRARKQKVFWSVFQTDVSSPTPRSTPVAAFTDEGAAFGGPHASHHRAHPPPPPPLFHETLQHTDDQFRRDLHTIIGNSLNQGLTNALRSVLQRLIRSSLGIGRRYAGVLESQYIYGDTAAREELLGLLESLKNVGLVGERFQVLFAEIMDASMVEFIKTCYSGFWETSEQSSTPSSSTLTGCLDHLSDWVENQYGRLAVEVFSRLGTPIAWNDVECWKEIAVGRLATLRIQELFDIALNWPESRGGLEDLRLAVSTPQRRLQLTDTFSLALQKRLLHPGRSTSDILQTYISMIRTFHALDHSKVLLDRVVHALQLYLCQRDDAIRIVVTGLLSNPSEASTGEGKAKLAELAVLLNSAAQQQRRQVDDEDLDWNDMTWVPDPVDAGVNYKRPKNEDVIGTLISALGSQEIFIKEFQLIIAERLLSNQASFTQETKVLSLLKKRFGDNALQNCDVMMKDIQDSKRVDAVLGKNISQPSLDTGAPAYHSKILSRLFWPTLPKDPFTVPPPVAAMRAKYEQGFERLKTSRKLTWLDQLGSATVKLDFEDRTVELECKTYEAAVIYAFQDDSTEGRHGSTARTFDEIWQQLMIDEDLLDLALKFWVSRRVLRDVGSRTYAVLERLNEGEQAGKSGDPGEAQELGNDSRSSPRKPKIDPKEQERRTVYWQFIVGMLTNSAPIMPLGQMLMMMKMLIPDGCSWTNEELQEFLAEKVAENKLELTGGKYRLPKKSEQATRT; this comes from the exons CAATGATCATAACAGCGTCGCGATACCGGGCACGCAAGCAAAAGGTCTTCTGGTCCGTTTTCCAGACGGATGTCTCATCGCCCACGCCGCGTTCAACTCCCGTTGCCGCCTTCACCGATGAAGGTGCTGCCTTTGGAGGTCCCCACGCGTCACATCACCGTGCCcacccaccaccaccaccgcctctATTTCACGAGACTCTCCAACATACCGATGACCAG TTTCGTCGTGATTTACATACCATCATTGGTAACTCTCTCAACCAGGGCTTGACGAATGCCCTGAGAAGTGTCTTACAGCGACTCATACGTTCTAGTCTTGGTATTGGGAGACGCTATGCTGGAGTTTTAGAATCACAATATATTTATGGTGATACGGCGGCTCGGGAAGAGCTTCTGGGGCTTCTCGAATCTCTTAAGAATGTTGGACTGGTGGGGGAGAGATTTCAAGTGCTCTTTGCCGAAATCATGGATGCTAGCATGGTAGAATTTATCAAGACCTGCTATTCGGGATTCTGGGAAACGTCTGAACAGTCGTCaacgccaagctcaagcaccCTGACTGGGTGCCTTGACCATCTTTCAGATTGGGTTGAAAACCAGTACGGCcgccttgctgttgaggtgTTCAGTCGTCTTGGAACCCCTATCGCTTGGAACGATGTTGAATGCTGGAAGGAGATCGCGGTAGGTCGCCTTGCTACTTTGCGAATTCAAGAACTATTTGATATCGCTTTGAATTGGCCAGAAAGCCGGGGCGGACTCGAGGATCTTCGTCTGGCTGTTTCTACGCCACAACGCCGTCTTCAATTGACCGACACGTTCTCCCTCGCTCTTCAGAAGCGACTCCTTCATCCTGGACGATCCACCTCCGATATCCTTCAAACGTACATTTCTATGATAAGGACATTTCATGCCTTGGATCATTCCAAGGTTCTCCTTGATCGTGTCGTTCATGCACTACAGCTGTACCTGTGCCAGCGGGACGATGCCATCAGAATCGTGGTCACAGGCTTGCTCTCTAACCCGAGTGAAGCCAGTACGGGGGAGGGAAAGGCAAAGCTTGCGGAGTTGGCAGTTTTACTCAACTcagctgctcaacagcaacggcGCCAGGTCGACGACGAGGACCTGGACTGGAACGACATGACCTGGGTGCCCGATCCTGTAGACGCAGGTGTCAACTACAAGAGACCGAAGAACGAGGACGTCATCGGAACTCTGATCAGCGCGCTTGGGTCTCAAGAGATTTTTATCAAGGAGttccaactcatcatcgcagAGCGATTGCTTTCcaaccaagcaagctttACACAAGAGACCAAAGTACTGAGCCTGCTCAAGAAGCGGTTCGGCGACAATGCTTTACAAAACTGtgatgtcatgatgaaggatatTCAAGACTCAAAAAGAGTCGATGCAGTTCTTGGAAAGAATATTTCTCAACCGTCGCTTGATACAGGAGCACCAGCATATCACTCCAAGATTCTCTCTAGACTCTTTTGGCCAACCTTACCTAAGGACCCTTTCACAGTCCCGCCACCCGTTGCTGCGATGCGGGCCAAATACGAACAAGGGTTTGAGCGACTCAAGACCTCTCGCAAACTCACTTGGTTGGATCAGTTAGGTTCTGCAACAGTCaaacttgactttgaggaccGCACTGTCGAGCTTGAATGCAAGACTTACGAGGCTGCTGTGATATACGCGTTCCAGGACGACAGCACTGAAGGCAGACACGGCTCCACAGCACGAACTTTCGATGAGATATGGCAACAGCTCATGATAGacgaggatcttctcgatctggCTCTAAAGTTCTGGGTCTCCAGGAGAGTGCTCCGTGACGTTGGCAGCCGAACCTATGCTGTCTTGGAGCGTCTGAACGAGGGTGAACAAGCAGGTAAATCAGGCGATCCTGGTGAAGCTCAGGAACTTGGCAATGACAGCCGCTCGTCTCCTCGCAAGCCCAAAATCGATCCCAAGGAGCAGGAGCGCCGAACTGTATACTGGCAGTTCATCGTGGGCATGCTGACAAACTCAGCACCAATTATGCCTCTTGgacagatgttgatgatgatgaaaatgcTGATTCCTGATGGCTGTTCCTGGACGAATGAGGAGTTGCAGGAGTTTTTGGCAGAAAAGGTGGCGGAGAATAAATTAGAGCTAACCGGCGGCAAGTATCGCTTGCCGAAGAAATCAGAGCAGGCTACTCGAACATGA